TGGCTGGCCAATGATGGTGGCTTCGGCACGGTGTTTGCAGCTAGCTGAATTCTATCCCACGGGCCAAGCAGCAACACAACGGCAGCGATCAGTAGAAAAAACAGCACAGCCGGAAGAAGCATTGATCGGTGCTTTGACTGCCGTTTTTGGCCTGATCGTCCGAGGTTAGCCACCGGGCGATTATTGTTGTGACTCTTTTCCATTGAAAACTAGCAGATTTTGATATGACGATTTCATAACCGCAAGAAATATTTATTGGTCTTGGTGCTTTGGGGTGGAGTGTTGCCGCCTGGAGCAAACCTTGCGCCAATTGCGTGCCCAAGGAATCCGTATCGTCGCAGCGCATCCGCACACGGATCAGCGCACGCTTAGTCAGGCGAGTCTGGCCGGGGATGTTTGTGTGGTCTTCGGCAGCGAGGGCGACGGCATCTCACCAGAGGTGTTGGCAGTCTGCGATGAGACGGCGGTGGTACCCATGAGCAAGGGGGTGGATTCCTTGAACGTTGGCAGTGCCGCCGCGGTATTCTGCTACGAAGTCGCCCGGCAACGGGGACGCGCCTGACTCCATTCTGATTTTCCGCCGGGCCGGGCGCAGCTTGCATTTCTTCCCCGCCCCCAGTAAGGTGACCGGAACGCAACCATGAACTCAAAACCTCAAGGATCGCATCCGGAAAAAACGTCGATGATCAGGCGGCGAGAATTTCTGGCCGGCGGCACGAGTGCCATCGCCTTGTGTGGATTGCCTTCGTTTTCGGCGACGGCGATCGCCGAGGAATCCCGCCCAGCGCGGGGTAAGGCCCCCTTTCGCGCACTCTACAGCAACGACACGACCAACATCACCTCCTGCATCAGCCCCTTTCACAAAGCGCGCGAGCCGTTCCGCCCGGAGATGCTCGAGGCCACGGTGGATGAATTACAGGATACCGGGATCGAAGTCCACCTGTTGCAGCCTGGTTTGGGGATGGTGCCGATGTGGCCAAGCAAGGTGCTGTCGCTGGAAGAACACTACCGCTGGGTAAAGGAACGCTACGGCGTGGATCCCGATACCTTTGGCCGGTACGTCATGGCGGGCGGCGATGTCGTCAAAGTGTTCATTGAACGCTGCCGCTTGCGCGGCCAGGCGCCCTTCATTTCCTTCCGCCTGAACGACGCCCACAACAAGGAATTTGCGGAGGCCAAAAAGAGCGACAAGATTGGCGGGGGCGCGGCGATGAGCCTCACCCGATTTTTTGTCGAACATCCGGAGTATCGCATTGGCCCCGACCTGAAAAGCTCCATGCAGCGCCTCCAGAATTGGGCCATCCCGGAAGTGCGCGCGCACAAGTTTGCGTTCCTCAAGGAGCTTTGCGAAAATAACGATCTCGATGGGCTGGAGTTGGATTACCTGCGTTTTCACAGCTATTTTCCGCAAGATCGGACGACCGTCGAACAGCGGTGCGCCATCATGTGCGGTTTTGTGCGCGAGGTGCGGGAATTGCTGGATCGCACCGCGCGCGGTGGTCGTACCCGCTGGCT
The DNA window shown above is from Verrucomicrobiota bacterium and carries:
- a CDS encoding RNA methyltransferase; translation: MECCRLEQTLRQLRAQGIRIVAAHPHTDQRTLSQASLAGDVCVVFGSEGDGISPEVLAVCDETAVVPMSKGVDSLNVGSAAAVFCYEVARQRGRA